One genomic region from Aerosakkonema funiforme FACHB-1375 encodes:
- a CDS encoding serine/threonine-protein kinase has translation MQKNYCSKGHENAATNMYCQQCGEKLNQPAGKGIYPGVVLGDRYSIVREIGHGGFGRTYLAEDLNRFREHCVLKEFAPQVRGTYALQKASELFEREAGVLYKLQHPQIPRFRELFRTKVDEEGHLFLVQDYVEGQSYRALLDTRKRQGLRFSEVEVTQLMLQILPVLEYIHAMNVIHRDISPDNLMLRSSDLLPVLIDFGGVKQVAANAESEFTQAAPGAVPSFATRLGKIGYAPNEQMQVGTVYPHSDLYALAATVLVLLTGKEPQQLIDMHAMTWNWRREISLSQNFGAVLDKMLSYRPGDRYQSPRDVLQVLSPPTPATQPVAGGTPTPQATPQATPQATPQATPQTEQATLAVSPPKPAPAPPVNPVPSQSTGNSPNFFGKIVLIGVLVAIAGSIGWVVGGKILPKIGQKPSDKPIVSPTKDPEPPPPPKFSQAERDRKEALRQRRLNLGINYNFYVNFVNQIFWQKNPKLRGTTLSDDPKDEQLRAQWDSIGDELLRNLQQANLSAEARQQLGSFDKNDRDRWIGEVNKLYLSSRALFTLTDAKYSSFASDYSAKKLNLSFEEFLNQPTGQIWHAIAFDKVNALKNNNALEKIVFPPGAIGTEVKGTLPPGEGKAYIAGLDAGQLMNLNLQADPQILLSVYPPSSKQKPLLENPTKRSWSGTLSSKGFYEFVVVSKASTPINYQLKLTAEYPPPPPTPTQTASPSPTPSAAPSETASPSPSPTQIDTPSPSASPSETETPPSPSPNETETPPSPSPNETETPPSPSPIPTETPSNGI, from the coding sequence ATGCAAAAAAACTATTGCAGTAAAGGACACGAGAACGCTGCCACTAATATGTACTGTCAGCAGTGCGGCGAGAAGCTGAATCAACCTGCCGGTAAGGGTATTTATCCAGGTGTGGTGCTGGGCGATCGCTATAGCATTGTACGCGAAATCGGACACGGCGGTTTCGGACGCACCTATCTAGCTGAAGACCTTAACCGCTTCCGAGAACATTGCGTTCTCAAAGAATTTGCGCCCCAAGTTCGCGGTACTTACGCACTGCAAAAAGCATCAGAATTGTTTGAGAGAGAAGCAGGCGTCCTCTACAAACTGCAACATCCCCAAATTCCTCGCTTTCGCGAACTGTTCCGCACCAAGGTGGATGAGGAAGGACACCTGTTTTTGGTGCAAGATTACGTAGAAGGGCAAAGTTATCGTGCTTTATTAGATACTCGCAAACGTCAGGGACTGCGATTTTCTGAGGTAGAAGTTACCCAGCTGATGCTGCAAATTCTGCCCGTGTTGGAATATATTCACGCCATGAATGTAATTCACCGCGATATCTCCCCAGATAACCTGATGTTGCGGAGTTCGGACTTGCTGCCGGTACTGATTGACTTTGGCGGCGTTAAGCAAGTGGCAGCAAATGCAGAATCTGAATTTACTCAAGCTGCCCCCGGCGCTGTTCCTTCTTTTGCGACTCGTTTGGGTAAAATTGGATACGCACCAAACGAACAAATGCAAGTGGGAACAGTTTATCCTCACAGCGATTTGTACGCTTTGGCAGCAACGGTGTTGGTGTTGCTGACGGGTAAGGAACCGCAACAGCTAATCGATATGCACGCGATGACTTGGAATTGGCGGCGGGAAATTTCCCTCAGTCAGAATTTCGGTGCGGTGTTAGATAAAATGTTGTCTTATCGACCGGGCGATCGCTACCAATCTCCCCGCGATGTATTGCAAGTCCTCAGTCCCCCAACACCTGCAACTCAGCCTGTGGCGGGCGGGACGCCCACCCCACAAGCTACCCCACAAGCCACCCCACAAGCTACCCCACAAGCCACCCCACAAACAGAACAAGCTACTTTGGCAGTCTCGCCCCCCAAACCTGCCCCCGCCCCACCAGTCAATCCAGTTCCCAGTCAAAGTACGGGCAATTCACCTAATTTTTTCGGCAAAATAGTGCTAATCGGCGTTCTCGTGGCGATCGCCGGTAGTATCGGTTGGGTAGTAGGTGGCAAAATATTACCGAAAATAGGCCAAAAACCTTCAGATAAACCGATTGTTTCGCCGACAAAAGATCCCGAACCTCCGCCACCGCCAAAATTTTCGCAAGCAGAACGCGATCGCAAAGAAGCTTTGCGTCAGCGTCGCCTCAATTTGGGTATTAATTACAACTTTTACGTTAATTTTGTCAATCAGATATTTTGGCAAAAAAATCCCAAGTTGCGGGGAACTACCCTCAGCGACGATCCCAAAGACGAACAGTTGCGGGCGCAGTGGGATAGCATAGGTGATGAATTACTCCGCAACTTGCAACAAGCTAACTTGAGTGCAGAAGCGCGTCAGCAACTGGGAAGTTTCGATAAAAACGATCGCGATCGCTGGATAGGAGAAGTGAATAAATTGTACCTCAGCAGTCGCGCTCTCTTTACTTTAACTGATGCCAAGTATTCATCTTTTGCATCTGATTACTCTGCCAAAAAACTGAACCTCAGTTTTGAGGAGTTTCTCAACCAACCGACAGGTCAAATTTGGCACGCGATCGCATTCGATAAAGTCAACGCTTTGAAGAACAACAACGCTTTAGAAAAAATTGTCTTTCCTCCCGGCGCTATTGGTACAGAAGTCAAAGGTACTCTCCCACCAGGCGAAGGCAAAGCTTACATCGCCGGACTTGATGCAGGTCAACTCATGAACTTAAATCTGCAAGCCGATCCACAAATTCTATTATCAGTTTATCCCCCTAGCAGCAAACAAAAACCACTTCTGGAAAATCCTACCAAGCGAAGCTGGTCAGGAACATTATCTTCAAAAGGTTTTTACGAATTTGTAGTTGTTTCCAAAGCATCAACACCAATTAATTATCAACTCAAATTAACAGCTGAGTATCCCCCACCACCTCCCACACCCACCCAGACTGCTTCTCCCTCACCCACACCTAGCGCCGCGCCTAGCGAAACTGCTTCTCCCTCACCGAGTCCAACTCAAATCGATACTCCTTCTCCTTCCGCAAGTCCAAGTGAAACCGAGACCCCTCCTTCCCCAAGTCCAAATGAAACCGAGACCCCTCCTTCCCCAAGTCCAAATGAAACCGAGACCCCTCCTTCCCCAAGTCCAATCCCAACCGAGACTCCTTCTAACGGTATTTAA